The window GGAGATGCCCTCTTTTATCTGCTCATGCTCTGGAGCACTGCCGGCGCGAGTATCGTGATCGGGGAGTGGGTCTGTGGAAAGATCTACTACACCGGCTGGTCCCGTTCCCAGGAAGGGAAAAAATCTCCGATCTCGCGCTCGCGATTTGCGGAGGCGTTCTTCCGCTTCACCGTCCTGCCGTTCCGGGGAAAGATGCGCGCCATCATATTGAAGGACATAAAGCTCTTCTTCCGCGATACATCGCAGTGGTCGCAGCTCTTCCTCATCTTCGCGCTCATGGTCGTGTACATTTACAGCTTCAAGCTCCTGCCCCTGGAGCGCGCGATAATGCCGAGTTTCTTTCTCCAGAACCTGATCTCCTTCCTGAACCTCGGCATGGTGGGGTTCGTGACCGCGTCAGTCGCCATTCGGTTCGTGTTCCCCGCGGTGAGCCTTGAGGGAGCTTCGTTCTGGATCATCAGGTCCGCACCGCTGTCGCTCAGGGATTTTCTCTGGGCAAAGTTCTGGAGCAGCCTGCTGCCGCTCCTGGTGCTCTCCGAGATATTGATCGTGCTCTCGAACACCCTGCTCAAGGTAACGCCCTTTATGATGTGGCTCGGCATCATTACGGTCTTCCTGATGACCTTCGGCATCACGGCCCTCGGCGTCGGCCTGGGCGCCGTATTCCCCAGGTTCAAGCACGAGAACGTGGCGCAGATACCCACGGGTTTCGGCGGCATCGTGTATATGCTGTTGACCATGCTGTTTATCGGCGTCGTGATCGCCCTTGAGGCATGGCCCGTGTATAAAATATTCACCTCCCAAACCCTTGGTTACCACATCAGGCTTTCGGGATGGGTCTCCATTTCAGGTTCGATCATCGCAGTCCTGACCATTAATATTCTTGCCCTCTTTTTACCCATGAAAATCGGTCTGGAACGACTGAAACAGCGTGAAATATAGGTTTTCCACAACCACAATATATTGTGCCTCCTCTGGGAATAGCTACCTCAAGTTGTTATTTTCCCCTTTACAAACCCTCATTCATGTGATATAAACGGATAAGTTAATAGATATTAAATATGGTTCAGGGTTCAAGGTTCAGGGTTAGCTTTTCAACCTTAAACCATGAACCTGGAACGTTGAACGTGAGTATGTAACAAATCATCTGCCCGTCTGTTTAAAAGAGGTGGCCTATGCAGCTGAAAACCCTTGAAATGATCGGTTTCAAATCCTTTTCAGACAAGACTGTAGTTGCGTTCCAGCCGGGCATAACAGCCGTGGTAGGCCCGAACGGCTGCGGCAAGAGCAATATCTCCGACGCCATCCGCTGGGTGCTCGGCGAACAGAGCGCCAAACATCTTCGCGGCGACAAGATGGAAGATGTCATCTTCAACGGAAGCGAGAGCCGCAAGCCTCTGGGCATGGCCGAGGTGACCCTCAGACTGTCGAACGTCAATGGGACCTTTGCCTCTTCAGAGTTCGGTCACTATCAGGAGATCGAGATCACCCGCCGCCTTTACCGCTCCGGCGAAAGTGAATACCTCATCAACCGGATCCCCTGCCGCCTGAAGGACATCCGCGATCTCATGATGGATGCCGGCGTCGGCGCGAGGATACACGCCATCATCGAGCAGGACAAGGTGGACCAGATCCTCTCCAGCAAACCGCAGGACCGCAGGTTCCTGTTCGAGGAAGTGGCAGGCGTGATGAAATACAAAGCGCGCCGCCAGGAGGCGCTCTCCAAGCTCGAATCGACCAACCAGAACCTGCTCCGGGTGAATGACATCATCATCGAGGTCAAGCGCCAGGTCAATTCTCTCGACCGGCAGGCCCGGAAAGCCGAGCGCTACCAAAAACTGCGCGCGGAGATGAAGGACCTCGATTTCCGTCTGGCCTCCGTTGATTACTCCGCTCTCGGCGCCGAGTGGACCGCGTCATCGGAGGAATTCAAAAAGCTGGAAGACGAAGTAACGTCTCTGCACGCCTCCCTCGGCAGGATCGAGTCCACCATCGAGGAGACCAGGGCGGATTCCCTGTCCGCTGAACATGAACTCGGGACTCTTCAGCACAAGATACACGAGACCGAGACCGCGCTCAGCCGCGCCGAGCATCGCGTGGAGATGTCGAAAAGTCAGATCGCGGCGCTTATTGAACAGCGCGGCCGCGATCTCGCGGACAGTGAGTACCTGAAACAGGAGACCGCGCGGGTAGTCGCGCTTAAAGCGCGACACGAGGAAGAACTCGGGGTGCTGGCGTTGTCTATAAACGAGAAGAACGCCGTGTTGAGCGACAGGACTTCTGACCAGGAATCTCTTTTCCGTGCGCTTAATGAACAGGAGCTCCTGCTCGAGGAGACCAGGACCGGGATCCTGAACGCCATGACGGGCTCGGCCACGGAGAGATCCAGGATCGTGAACTTTGAAGCACGCATCGCGCAGTTGGACGATCAGGACGCCCGCGACCTTTCTGAAAAGAAGGACCTGGAGCAGAGGCTCGCTGAACTCACTTCCCGTCTTGAAGGAAAGGAAAGCGAGATCAAAGAGCTGGCAGTCCGAATGAACGCGGCCCGGGAAGAGCGCCTGGAGGTTGTTGACCGGCTGGAGCAGGCGATCGCGAAGAAAAAAATGCTCGAAGCGGGCCTGAATGAAAGCAAGAACATGCTCGCGGGCCAGAGCGCCCGTCTCCGCTCCCTGCTCGAACTGGAACAGAGCCTTGAAGGCTACCAGAAGGGAGTACGGACCGTCATGTCCGCGCGCAAGGAGGCTTCATCGGCGGGAAACCTCGGGACCATCCACGGCCTTGTGGCGGACATGATCGAGACCGAACCGAAGTACGAGGTCGCGATCGAGGCCGTGCTCGGAGACCGGCTTCAGTACGTTGTGGTGGACTCCCAGACCGATTCACTCAAGGCCATCGATTACCTCAAGGAAAAAAGCGGCGGCCGGGGCACCTTTCTGCCCAGACAAACGCGCGAGGTAAAATCAGAGCCCTTTCGGAAGAACGGCCATGCCGGCGTCATCGGATCGGCATTGAATATCGTGAGCTACAAGGACACCTACAGCAGTGTTGCCCAGTATCTGCTCGGCGACGTGGTCGTCGTGGACAACATGGACACCGCACTCTACCTGTGGCAGAAGAACGGCTTCGACAAGACCGTTGTCACCCTCTCCGGAGAGATCGTGGACCCGTGGGGCGCGGTCACCGGCGGCACCGTCGATTCGACCGGAACCGGCATGCTCACCAAGCGCCGCGAGATCAAGGACATTGAACACGAGCTGGCTGAGCTCAGGGCCCGGATCGTGGTGCTCGAAGTGGAACTGCTGTCCGTCGAAGCATCGATCGCGTCGGATACCAGGATCGAAGCAGAGCTTTCCCAGCAGATCCACCGTATGGAACTCGAACTCGTGAACGGCGAAAAGGACCACACGAGCGTCAGGGACGACATCGGCCGCGCAGCAGAACGCAGCAGAACGCTCGATACCGAGGCAACAGGACGAGCGGCCCTGCGGCAGGAACTGAACACCGGCATTGAACAATCGAAGGAATCACTCCGGAACCTCGAGGCCGGCCATTCGAACGCCCAGTCGAACATCGAGGCGATCCAGGGTGAACTTTCTCACAAGAAGGAAGGGCTCGATGCGGCGCGCTCCGCGATCACTGAGCTCAAAATGGAACTCACCGCGCTTCAGGAAAAACAGGCCGCGGCTGCCAGGACCATCGCAACGCTTGTCCTGACGGAAACGGAAATGACCGAGCGTCTTGCGAAGCGCGAGGCTGAGATCACCGGCATCGCCGCGAAGCTCATTGAGCTCGAATCCGCCATCACGAACGCCGAGACCGAGATCAAGGGACATATCGGCGTCCTCGAAGCGGAACGCCGTGTCCTTGTTTCAAAACAGGAAGCTCATGCGGTAACGATCCATGCGCTCCGTGCCGCCGAGGAACAGGCCCGGGAGGTTCGTCATGACATTGAGGCGGCTCAGAAAAGGCTTTCCGCGAATGAGGTCAAGCGCACCGAGCTCCGCATGAGGATCGAGCACCTGAAAGACACCATATGGAATACCTATCACACCGAACTCGATATCGTGGTCCAGGAACTCGGACAGTTCGAGATCGATCTGGAAGGATCAAAAGCACAGGTCGAAGACCTGCGCCAGAAGATCGAACAGATGGGTCCGATCAACGTGGATGCGCTGCAGGAATACAACGAGCTGAAGGAGCGGTACGACATCCTGAGCGCCCAGCAGAGCGACATCAACGAGTCCATCAGCAACCTCAAGGCCACCATCGCGAAGCTCGATGGTGAGACCAGGGAGCTCTTCAGCGAGGCCTTCAACGCGATCCATGAGAAGTTCAAGGAGGTTTTTGCCCTCCTGTTCGAAGGAGGCAGGGCCGAGCTCGTGCTTCTCGACGAATCGAACATCCTCGAATCGGGCATCGAGATCATCGCCCAGCCCAGGGGTAAAAAATTCCAGAACATCACCCTGCTGTCGGGCGGTGAGCGGGCGCTGACGGCCATTGCCCTGCTCTTCGCGGCCTTCCTGGTAAAACCGAGCCCCTTTTGCATGCTCGATGAGGTCGACGCGCCGCTCGACGAAGCGAACGTCACCCGCTTCACCCGCCTTATCCGCGAGATGAGCACCCGCTCACAGTTCATCACCATCACGCACAACAAGCGGACCATGGAGATGGCCGACGCGCTCTACGGCATCACCATGGAAGAACCGGGTTGTTCCCGCGTGGTATCGGTGAAACTGAGAGAACCGGCGTTGGTGTAATACTCGTTCAGGGTTCTCGGTTCAATGTTCGGGAGATAGGATCGAGGCTCATCGTTCATTGAACACTGTTCCCTGATCTTTTACGTTGAACCTTGAACATCGAACTGTAAACTTTGTTCTCCTCACTTTCAACTTCCCATTCACCTATTCCTAATGATATTCTCCTGCCAACCGTGCTGGCCGCAGGCCGGGGAAAAGACGATTTCAAGTTCATCCTCCGGCCTAATATCGAGTTTTGAGAAGAAAGAGATTTATGAAGCCCTGCACGGGGAAAGAGAGTACAGCGTAGACCTTAGAGGAGAGGAACGAGAGTCCGTCAAAACGCAAGGTCAGGATATGCGAATTGTTCTTGAAAACCGGCGTCATTGCCCGGTAAGCTTTTATTCATGGCGTGATCCGACTTCCATCTGAGAATATCCCTTCTGGGGAGATGCACCAGCGGATCGAAGGAGACGGGTAATAATCTATCCGGCTGCAGACGCGTTCCGATCTCAGCGAGCATCAGCGCGCTTTTCCATAAACGGCTGCGCGAGGGGGCCCCGAGAACAGCCGTGTAAA of the Nitrospirota bacterium genome contains:
- the smc gene encoding chromosome segregation protein SMC; translated protein: MQLKTLEMIGFKSFSDKTVVAFQPGITAVVGPNGCGKSNISDAIRWVLGEQSAKHLRGDKMEDVIFNGSESRKPLGMAEVTLRLSNVNGTFASSEFGHYQEIEITRRLYRSGESEYLINRIPCRLKDIRDLMMDAGVGARIHAIIEQDKVDQILSSKPQDRRFLFEEVAGVMKYKARRQEALSKLESTNQNLLRVNDIIIEVKRQVNSLDRQARKAERYQKLRAEMKDLDFRLASVDYSALGAEWTASSEEFKKLEDEVTSLHASLGRIESTIEETRADSLSAEHELGTLQHKIHETETALSRAEHRVEMSKSQIAALIEQRGRDLADSEYLKQETARVVALKARHEEELGVLALSINEKNAVLSDRTSDQESLFRALNEQELLLEETRTGILNAMTGSATERSRIVNFEARIAQLDDQDARDLSEKKDLEQRLAELTSRLEGKESEIKELAVRMNAAREERLEVVDRLEQAIAKKKMLEAGLNESKNMLAGQSARLRSLLELEQSLEGYQKGVRTVMSARKEASSAGNLGTIHGLVADMIETEPKYEVAIEAVLGDRLQYVVVDSQTDSLKAIDYLKEKSGGRGTFLPRQTREVKSEPFRKNGHAGVIGSALNIVSYKDTYSSVAQYLLGDVVVVDNMDTALYLWQKNGFDKTVVTLSGEIVDPWGAVTGGTVDSTGTGMLTKRREIKDIEHELAELRARIVVLEVELLSVEASIASDTRIEAELSQQIHRMELELVNGEKDHTSVRDDIGRAAERSRTLDTEATGRAALRQELNTGIEQSKESLRNLEAGHSNAQSNIEAIQGELSHKKEGLDAARSAITELKMELTALQEKQAAAARTIATLVLTETEMTERLAKREAEITGIAAKLIELESAITNAETEIKGHIGVLEAERRVLVSKQEAHAVTIHALRAAEEQAREVRHDIEAAQKRLSANEVKRTELRMRIEHLKDTIWNTYHTELDIVVQELGQFEIDLEGSKAQVEDLRQKIEQMGPINVDALQEYNELKERYDILSAQQSDINESISNLKATIAKLDGETRELFSEAFNAIHEKFKEVFALLFEGGRAELVLLDESNILESGIEIIAQPRGKKFQNITLLSGGERALTAIALLFAAFLVKPSPFCMLDEVDAPLDEANVTRFTRLIREMSTRSQFITITHNKRTMEMADALYGITMEEPGCSRVVSVKLREPALV